The Streptomyces sp. NL15-2K genome contains a region encoding:
- a CDS encoding phytanoyl-CoA dioxygenase family protein: MAKQYSEDGFAIIRDVIPMDLIEEARSHIAWLMEKYPDVRPEHLHHPLIRNDAFWVRLISDSGLTDIAEYFLGPDVACFTAHYICKPPFDGQPVLWHQDGAYWKLEPMQALTVWLAVDRSSTENGCLRMIPGSHRLPLHSPSLRTDTENMLYSASNEDIVNEWVEKRGVVDIELNPGDVSIHHPHLLHRSEANTSAHRRCGLDIGYISTSTRISSDGLYLDPVLVRGEPVEGVNTYRPLPRYTAGETIPFVGHEEWNERVGAPDADPTADGEETPIQVTRRMITRLREGSVAR; encoded by the coding sequence GTGGCGAAACAATACTCCGAGGACGGTTTCGCCATCATCCGGGATGTCATCCCGATGGACCTCATCGAGGAAGCGCGCTCTCACATAGCGTGGCTCATGGAGAAGTACCCGGATGTACGCCCCGAACATCTGCACCACCCCCTGATCCGCAACGACGCCTTCTGGGTCCGGCTCATCTCGGACTCGGGGTTGACGGACATCGCCGAGTACTTCCTCGGTCCGGACGTCGCCTGCTTCACAGCGCACTACATCTGCAAGCCGCCCTTCGACGGCCAGCCGGTGCTGTGGCATCAGGACGGCGCGTACTGGAAGCTGGAGCCGATGCAGGCGCTGACCGTCTGGCTGGCGGTGGACCGGAGTTCGACCGAGAACGGCTGTCTGCGGATGATCCCCGGGAGCCACCGGCTGCCGCTCCACTCTCCCTCGCTCCGTACCGACACGGAGAACATGCTGTACTCCGCGTCCAACGAGGACATCGTGAACGAATGGGTCGAAAAGCGCGGCGTCGTCGACATCGAGCTCAACCCCGGCGACGTCTCGATCCACCACCCCCATCTGCTGCACCGCTCCGAAGCGAACACCTCTGCCCACCGTCGCTGCGGGCTCGACATCGGCTACATCTCGACCTCGACGCGCATCAGTAGCGACGGTCTCTACCTCGACCCCGTTCTGGTCCGCGGTGAGCCGGTCGAAGGCGTCAACACCTATCGTCCGCTTCCTCGGTACACGGCCGGGGAGACCATCCCCTTCGTGGGGCACGAGGAGTGGAACGAACGGGTCGGCGCGCCCGACGCCGACCCGACCGCCGACGGCGAGGAGACACCGATCCAGGTCACCCGGCGCATGATCACGCGGCTGCGGGAGGGTTCGGTCGCACGATGA
- a CDS encoding aldo/keto reductase, whose protein sequence is MEKRTLGRTDRQVGVIGLGAWQLGGADWGQTDEADALGTLHVALESGVSFIDTADEYGDGRSEQIIGELLRSLARTGTQAPTVATKMGRRAAQTPENYNAANFRAWTDRSRRNLGVERLDLVQLHCPPGPVYASDEVFDALDALVEDQTIAAYGVSVRTCEEALAAIRRPNLATIQIVLNAFRLKPLEQVLPAAAQAGVGVIARVPLASGLLSGKYTAATVFGTDDHRAYNRRGESFDVGETFSGVDYTTGLEAVERLRLLVPAGVTPAQFALRWIVDQEAVCVVIPGARNAEQAHANAAAAALAPLDQDTHGAVREVYDQLIRPRIHDQW, encoded by the coding sequence ATGGAGAAGAGGACGCTGGGGCGTACGGACAGGCAGGTCGGGGTGATCGGGCTCGGGGCCTGGCAGCTCGGCGGCGCGGACTGGGGGCAGACGGACGAGGCGGACGCCCTCGGCACGCTGCACGTGGCGCTCGAATCGGGCGTGAGCTTCATCGACACCGCCGACGAGTACGGGGACGGAAGAAGCGAGCAGATCATCGGCGAACTCCTGCGGTCGCTCGCGCGGACGGGCACGCAGGCACCGACCGTGGCGACGAAGATGGGCCGGCGGGCGGCCCAGACACCGGAGAACTACAACGCCGCCAACTTCCGTGCGTGGACGGACCGTTCGCGGCGCAACCTCGGGGTCGAGCGGCTCGACCTGGTGCAACTGCACTGCCCGCCCGGCCCGGTGTACGCGAGCGACGAGGTGTTCGACGCCCTCGACGCGCTGGTCGAGGACCAGACCATCGCGGCGTACGGAGTCAGTGTCCGCACCTGCGAGGAGGCGCTGGCCGCCATCCGCCGCCCGAACCTCGCCACGATCCAGATCGTCCTGAACGCGTTTCGCCTCAAGCCGCTGGAGCAGGTGCTGCCGGCCGCGGCACAGGCGGGGGTCGGCGTCATCGCGCGCGTGCCGCTGGCCAGCGGGCTGCTCTCGGGGAAGTACACGGCCGCGACCGTCTTCGGCACGGACGACCACCGCGCCTACAACCGGCGCGGCGAGTCCTTCGATGTCGGCGAGACCTTCTCGGGTGTGGATTACACGACCGGGCTGGAGGCAGTGGAGCGGCTGCGTCTGCTGGTGCCCGCGGGCGTGACACCGGCTCAGTTCGCGCTGCGCTGGATCGTCGACCAGGAGGCGGTGTGCGTCGTCATCCCGGGGGCGCGCAACGCCGAGCAGGCGCACGCGAACGCCGCCGCGGCCGCGCTGGCGCCGCTGGACCAGGACACGCACGGGGCCGTGCGAGAGGTCTACGACCAACTGATTCGTCCGCGGATCCACGACCAGTGGTGA
- a CDS encoding BTAD domain-containing putative transcriptional regulator, with protein MQTIDGTVRFNILGALECWDRDRRLKLGGPTQERVLTVLLLEAHHVVTVSRLIEAVWEDLPPATAVQQIRKTVAELRRRIPRGAEFIVTEGAGYRAAIDSGQLDLHNFRQYVKAAAADVAEGRTTDAVERLRAALSLWRGRVMCGQGGPVIDAAATALEEHRLAAVEQLFELRLEAGESGELVGDLRRVVDTHPLRERLRGQLMLALYRSGQQAEALAEYGRVRGLLAEELGIDPGAELSRLHEDILRGSPELAGPPRKHRTPAQRDPAPATFGAKIRTPCTLPYDLADFTGRDRELRQLLETGAGERRTGLVGIDGMGGAGKSSLAVHAAHQLAEAYPDGRLYIDLRGFTPGEQPLQPDFVAAALLRELGASDAQIPDDAQGRFALWRSWTADRRLLLILDNAVDTAQVRPLLSGMTKGFVIVTGRVRLVDLDGAQWLSLGSMEPEQSALMLTTTLGEQRVAAEPKAARALAELCGHLPLALRIATARLRNRPHWTLQYLVGRLHDESRLLKELCSNERSVATTIQLSYQVLNPDQRRTFRLLGLHPGTDIDVHAAAALLGTTPPDAEDLLEALLDVHLLRQPGIGLYSFHDLVRSFARGLWESTWEEEGRTALGGLLDYYVAATDEACRALFPGRVEYECPAAGKPPELPHLASPPEARQWFDRELRALQTAVTVGHEHGFPRQAAYLARNTMFHLHQRGDIRGYRETGGAGLCAARRAQDPVAVQFSLRNLIAGHSMLGDFSSAADGIEEGLRLVRSEGDRHREGVYLSQLGWVYSALGRLSEGRHHLEQAVGVCRETGDVMEEAIALCNLSSVYTWLGRTQQAVATARRSVLLSKQMNHGMHRVGALNDLAIAHLAGGDHAEALAVLNHVLELGEEASMPRNMALTHVLMADVCQRDGRGDRAPALVEHALDLVEPLGTKPWQSEIENIAGLVHRRRGEYDRALELHRRAFRHASASEYRIQMAWALDGLAQTSEGAGDFAAAAEHRRSADEHFDAMGVPSGSRRRD; from the coding sequence ATGCAAACAATCGACGGCACGGTACGGTTCAACATCCTTGGTGCGTTGGAGTGTTGGGATAGAGACCGCCGTCTGAAGCTCGGCGGACCGACCCAGGAACGGGTTCTCACCGTGCTCCTGCTGGAGGCCCATCACGTGGTGACGGTCTCCCGGCTGATCGAAGCGGTCTGGGAGGACCTACCGCCCGCAACCGCGGTGCAGCAGATACGCAAGACGGTCGCCGAGTTGAGGCGACGCATTCCGCGGGGAGCGGAATTCATCGTCACGGAAGGTGCCGGATACCGGGCTGCCATCGATTCCGGACAACTCGATCTGCACAATTTCCGGCAGTATGTAAAGGCGGCAGCCGCCGACGTGGCCGAGGGCCGCACGACCGACGCGGTGGAGAGGCTGCGGGCGGCTCTCTCACTGTGGCGCGGCAGGGTGATGTGCGGACAGGGCGGGCCCGTGATCGACGCCGCCGCCACCGCTCTGGAGGAACACCGGCTCGCCGCCGTGGAGCAACTCTTCGAACTCCGGCTGGAGGCGGGCGAGAGCGGAGAGCTGGTCGGCGACCTGCGCCGGGTCGTCGACACCCACCCCCTGCGGGAGCGGCTGCGCGGCCAGCTGATGCTCGCCCTCTACCGCTCGGGACAGCAGGCCGAGGCCCTCGCCGAGTACGGCAGGGTACGGGGCCTGCTCGCGGAGGAGCTCGGCATCGATCCCGGCGCGGAGCTGTCCCGCCTGCACGAGGACATCCTGCGCGGCAGCCCGGAACTCGCCGGCCCGCCACGAAAACACCGGACGCCGGCGCAGCGGGACCCGGCTCCCGCGACGTTCGGTGCCAAGATCCGCACGCCCTGCACCCTCCCGTACGACCTGGCGGACTTCACCGGCCGGGACCGGGAGTTACGGCAGCTGCTGGAGACGGGGGCCGGAGAGCGGCGTACCGGGCTCGTGGGCATCGACGGCATGGGCGGCGCGGGCAAGTCGAGCCTCGCCGTGCACGCCGCGCACCAGCTGGCCGAGGCCTACCCCGACGGCCGGCTCTACATCGACCTGCGCGGCTTCACCCCCGGAGAGCAGCCGCTCCAGCCCGACTTCGTGGCCGCCGCGCTGCTGCGGGAGCTGGGAGCGTCGGACGCGCAGATACCCGACGACGCCCAAGGGCGCTTCGCGCTGTGGCGGTCCTGGACGGCGGACCGGCGACTGCTGCTGATCCTCGACAACGCGGTCGACACCGCACAGGTACGGCCGCTGCTGTCCGGCATGACGAAAGGTTTCGTCATCGTGACCGGCCGGGTCCGCCTGGTCGACCTCGACGGCGCCCAGTGGTTGTCCCTCGGCAGCATGGAGCCCGAACAGAGCGCGCTGATGCTGACCACGACGCTGGGCGAGCAACGGGTGGCCGCCGAGCCCAAGGCGGCGCGGGCGCTGGCCGAGCTGTGCGGCCATCTGCCGCTCGCCCTGCGCATTGCCACCGCCCGGCTGCGCAACCGCCCCCACTGGACCCTGCAGTACCTCGTCGGCCGGCTCCACGACGAGTCGCGCCTGCTGAAGGAGCTGTGTTCCAACGAACGCAGCGTCGCCACCACCATCCAGCTCTCCTATCAGGTGCTCAACCCCGACCAGCGGCGCACCTTCCGCCTGCTGGGCCTGCACCCCGGCACGGACATCGATGTCCATGCGGCGGCCGCCCTCCTCGGTACGACACCGCCGGACGCCGAGGACCTTCTGGAAGCCCTGCTCGACGTACACCTGCTGCGCCAGCCCGGCATCGGCCTGTACTCCTTCCACGACCTCGTCCGCAGTTTCGCGCGCGGTCTGTGGGAGTCGACGTGGGAAGAGGAAGGGCGTACGGCACTGGGCGGGCTGCTCGACTACTACGTCGCGGCGACGGACGAGGCGTGCCGGGCGCTGTTCCCGGGGCGGGTGGAGTACGAGTGCCCGGCCGCCGGAAAGCCGCCGGAGCTTCCGCATCTGGCGAGCCCGCCCGAGGCCAGGCAGTGGTTCGACCGGGAGCTGCGGGCTCTGCAGACGGCCGTGACCGTCGGCCATGAGCACGGCTTTCCCCGGCAGGCCGCCTACCTCGCCCGCAACACGATGTTCCATCTCCATCAGCGGGGGGACATCAGGGGGTACCGGGAGACCGGGGGGGCCGGTCTGTGCGCGGCCCGCCGGGCCCAGGACCCCGTCGCCGTGCAGTTCAGTCTGAGGAACCTGATCGCAGGCCATTCCATGCTCGGTGACTTCAGCAGCGCGGCGGACGGCATCGAGGAAGGGCTCCGCCTCGTCCGGTCCGAGGGCGACCGGCACCGCGAGGGCGTCTACCTCAGTCAGCTCGGCTGGGTCTACAGCGCCCTGGGGCGTCTGTCCGAGGGGCGGCATCACCTGGAACAGGCGGTCGGTGTCTGCAGGGAGACGGGGGACGTCATGGAGGAGGCCATTGCCCTGTGCAACCTCAGCTCCGTGTACACCTGGCTGGGACGTACTCAGCAGGCCGTGGCCACCGCCCGGCGATCCGTGCTGCTCAGCAAGCAGATGAACCACGGCATGCACCGCGTCGGCGCGCTGAACGATCTCGCCATCGCCCACCTGGCCGGTGGTGATCACGCGGAGGCGCTCGCCGTGCTGAACCATGTGCTCGAACTCGGTGAGGAGGCATCGATGCCCAGAAACATGGCCCTCACCCATGTCCTCATGGCCGACGTCTGCCAACGGGACGGGCGGGGTGACCGGGCTCCCGCTCTGGTGGAGCACGCCCTCGATCTCGTCGAACCCCTGGGCACGAAGCCGTGGCAGTCCGAGATCGAGAACATCGCCGGTCTCGTCCACCGGCGGCGGGGGGAGTACGACCGGGCGCTGGAGCTGCATCGGAGAGCCTTCCGGCACGCTTCCGCGAGTGAGTACCGCATTCAGATGGCGTGGGCTCTGGATGGTCTGGCACAGACGTCGGAGGGAGCGGGGGACTTCGCGGCGGCCGCGGAGCACCGCCGGAGTGCGGACGAGCACTTCGACGCCATGGGCGTCCCGAGCGGCAGCCGCAGGCGGGACTGA
- a CDS encoding MFS transporter gives MSVYLHRNFLLSFLASFISLFGSKLLMISYAAYVFKESGSATLSAIVFAADWIANLFIGIFAAQYIDRQNAKVLLIRLNVAAAGTTLLFLGFLAPDMFVGAVVLVFVRSLLKSAVSNARVKALVQFFDERETDLYSPVFNSSLPLALALAGAVGVFILEFVGLTAVVLIDAVAFVVAAVLMRFVRPNQTRLDESLRTARASARRGSLSGARDALALMAREESIGTAVFYIVLSVTAFQATYESLITVIPEVWFHWGASGTALFFTFESISIMAGIFLYQFFNRRGHITPANETAVNLTAVAAATLCYLAMPFASGNIYLCVGLFSVMVLCGEVVWVHQFKLMIARTPDAQISAVVGVQTAIGYSLMAVFAFVFARGMDSIGIIPAIYADIALIVALVVGWELLRKQLRQRESADGRAVAPALPQDATAS, from the coding sequence ATGAGTGTCTACCTGCACCGAAATTTCCTGCTCAGCTTCCTGGCCTCCTTCATTTCACTGTTCGGCTCGAAGCTGCTGATGATTTCCTATGCCGCCTATGTGTTCAAGGAGAGCGGCAGCGCGACACTTTCCGCGATCGTGTTCGCGGCGGACTGGATCGCCAACCTCTTCATCGGAATTTTCGCCGCGCAGTACATCGACCGGCAGAACGCGAAAGTACTCCTCATCCGGCTGAATGTGGCCGCGGCCGGAACCACACTGCTTTTCCTGGGGTTCCTGGCCCCCGACATGTTCGTCGGCGCGGTTGTCCTGGTCTTCGTGCGGTCGCTCCTCAAGAGCGCCGTCAGCAACGCCCGGGTGAAGGCGCTGGTGCAGTTCTTCGATGAGCGGGAGACCGACCTGTACTCGCCGGTCTTCAACTCCAGCCTGCCGCTGGCGCTGGCCCTAGCGGGAGCGGTGGGTGTGTTCATCCTGGAGTTCGTCGGTCTCACCGCGGTGGTGTTGATCGACGCGGTGGCCTTCGTGGTGGCGGCCGTCCTGATGAGGTTCGTCCGCCCGAACCAGACGCGCCTCGACGAGTCCCTGCGCACCGCCCGCGCCTCGGCCCGACGCGGCAGCCTGTCCGGGGCGCGGGACGCGCTCGCCCTGATGGCACGCGAGGAAAGCATCGGGACGGCTGTCTTCTACATCGTGCTGTCCGTAACCGCTTTCCAGGCCACGTACGAGTCCCTCATCACAGTGATTCCGGAAGTCTGGTTCCACTGGGGCGCATCGGGCACGGCGCTGTTCTTCACCTTCGAATCGATCAGCATCATGGCCGGGATTTTCCTCTACCAGTTCTTCAACCGCCGCGGGCACATCACGCCGGCGAACGAGACCGCGGTGAATCTCACCGCCGTGGCCGCCGCCACGCTCTGCTATCTGGCGATGCCGTTCGCGAGCGGAAACATCTATCTCTGCGTGGGCCTGTTCTCCGTGATGGTGCTGTGCGGCGAAGTCGTCTGGGTGCACCAGTTCAAGCTGATGATCGCCCGCACCCCGGACGCCCAGATCTCCGCGGTCGTGGGCGTGCAGACGGCGATCGGATACAGCCTGATGGCCGTCTTCGCCTTCGTCTTCGCCCGCGGCATGGACAGCATCGGCATCATCCCGGCGATCTACGCCGACATCGCCCTCATCGTGGCACTGGTCGTGGGCTGGGAGCTGCTGCGCAAGCAGCTTCGGCAGCGGGAGTCCGCGGACGGCCGTGCCGTCGCCCCCGCGCTCCCCCAGGACGCGACTGCCAGCTGA
- a CDS encoding ATP-grasp domain-containing protein → MHATPKTSTTTHTTDTTDTPRKQAFVLLELLNHMVLIAREAKNRGFHVIALNHDPLLTDGPFAVPEGVVDEVVPVASWADAEAVDGIVDDVLTRYDVIGTYAAFEGALRHEARLRERSGLPTSGATTVTRALDKALVRGTLYREGLTTLRSTTLTEALTWDDWRFDRAAVLKPANGTGSALCFTVASLGELRAATAEIAAVKVTNALMKQYILAHGEFVLEERAEGELLSVESLVHRGEVHVVGLTGRYVSALDPVVELGACFPYPHPRGEEIVARAVEFHRALGITHGPTHLEVMVPDEGPIELIDFNLRTIGAGMSVCIGNAFGIEYAVPLTDLACGRCPDLSFLARAPRHSADLLLLPPPGATVMTDLAFPEGTEYGRVTKPFGQPLSGRADQLDVVAMVVVNADTPEELHRRALEARKTTVFNGEPLGDNPNNQVVSPRSYQFTATPA, encoded by the coding sequence ATGCACGCAACGCCCAAGACGTCCACGACGACCCACACGACCGACACGACCGACACACCCAGGAAGCAGGCCTTCGTCCTGCTCGAACTCCTCAACCACATGGTCCTGATCGCCCGCGAGGCCAAGAACCGCGGCTTCCACGTGATCGCCCTCAACCACGACCCCCTGCTCACCGACGGCCCGTTCGCCGTACCGGAGGGCGTGGTCGACGAGGTGGTCCCGGTCGCCTCCTGGGCGGACGCCGAAGCGGTCGACGGCATCGTCGACGACGTACTCACCCGGTACGACGTGATCGGCACCTACGCCGCCTTCGAGGGGGCCCTGCGCCACGAGGCCCGGCTCAGGGAACGCTCCGGCCTGCCCACCAGCGGCGCAACGACGGTGACCCGTGCCCTGGACAAGGCCCTGGTACGCGGCACCCTCTACCGCGAGGGTCTCACCACCCTCCGATCCACGACCCTGACCGAGGCGCTGACCTGGGACGACTGGCGCTTCGACCGCGCGGCCGTCCTCAAGCCGGCGAACGGCACCGGAAGCGCCCTTTGCTTCACCGTCGCCTCTCTCGGCGAACTCCGCGCGGCGACCGCGGAGATCGCCGCCGTCAAGGTGACGAACGCGCTGATGAAGCAGTACATCCTGGCGCACGGCGAGTTCGTCCTCGAGGAGCGGGCCGAGGGCGAGCTGCTGTCGGTGGAGTCCCTGGTCCATCGGGGCGAGGTGCACGTCGTCGGGCTCACCGGACGCTATGTCTCCGCCCTCGACCCGGTCGTGGAACTGGGCGCGTGCTTCCCGTACCCGCATCCGCGGGGCGAGGAGATCGTGGCCCGGGCAGTGGAGTTCCACCGCGCTCTGGGCATCACGCACGGCCCGACCCACCTCGAGGTCATGGTGCCCGACGAGGGCCCCATCGAGCTGATCGACTTCAATCTGCGCACCATCGGCGCCGGGATGTCCGTCTGCATCGGCAACGCCTTCGGCATCGAGTACGCCGTCCCGCTCACCGACCTGGCCTGCGGGCGGTGCCCGGACCTGTCCTTCCTGGCCCGCGCTCCGCGCCACTCGGCCGACCTGTTGCTCCTCCCGCCGCCGGGCGCGACCGTGATGACGGACCTGGCCTTCCCCGAGGGCACCGAGTACGGCCGCGTGACCAAGCCCTTCGGTCAGCCCCTGAGCGGGCGCGCCGACCAGCTCGACGTGGTCGCCATGGTCGTCGTCAACGCGGACACGCCCGAGGAACTGCACCGACGGGCGCTGGAGGCCCGCAAGACCACCGTCTTCAACGGCGAACCCCTCGGCGACAACCCCAACAACCAGGTGGTGTCGCCGCGTTCCTACCAGTTCACCGCAACTCCCGCGTGA
- a CDS encoding fatty acid desaturase, translated as MSNPQSTEDDLLIAGEPRESMRILPAFVQPYLTWVTGVPLKGGKQLIPWSPAKAGLLGIVQMAVGIALGAYALHPLTAWSPFLLVLGWLLTSGGMRRLDVVVVHQTLHRMFTKKAWSNRLVGELITTVFWRTPYDENRKEHLTHHAFPCSMKDGDTRYLLSTGMRPGMTRTEFRRYLWATLFSPRHHARFLFGRVKSNYVGVRPRYRLAMSLAYLTATVAFVGLTGWWVEWLVLWLVPASVFFQSCTYLYTMTEHRWWLFGNQERLPRDKRDLLTFGRFCGEAVPDASLSGGRRAAAWATWTFRMLVVHSSYRMFVLVGDTVQHDLHHVMPACDWANSPWIRADDQGNRPERYSEVWGSLADHLQAAGQVEGDRAGLPEDVAPTPWTESVPVVTGAVTPDGRTVKGQL; from the coding sequence GTGAGTAACCCGCAGAGCACCGAAGACGACCTGCTGATCGCGGGCGAGCCCCGGGAGTCCATGCGGATCCTCCCCGCCTTCGTCCAGCCGTATCTCACCTGGGTGACCGGCGTCCCGCTCAAGGGCGGCAAGCAGCTGATCCCGTGGAGCCCCGCCAAGGCCGGTCTGCTGGGCATCGTGCAGATGGCCGTCGGTATCGCGCTGGGCGCGTACGCGCTGCACCCCCTCACCGCGTGGTCGCCCTTCCTCCTGGTCCTGGGCTGGCTGCTGACCAGCGGCGGCATGCGCCGTCTCGACGTCGTGGTCGTCCATCAGACGCTGCACCGCATGTTCACCAAGAAGGCATGGAGCAACCGGCTGGTCGGCGAGCTCATCACGACGGTGTTCTGGCGCACCCCGTACGACGAGAACCGCAAGGAACACCTGACCCACCACGCCTTCCCCTGCTCGATGAAGGACGGGGACACCCGCTACCTGCTGTCGACCGGGATGCGCCCGGGGATGACCCGGACGGAGTTCCGCCGCTACCTGTGGGCGACGCTGTTCTCGCCGCGCCACCACGCCCGCTTCCTCTTCGGCCGGGTGAAGTCCAACTACGTCGGGGTGCGGCCGCGTTACCGGCTGGCGATGTCCTTGGCCTATCTCACCGCCACGGTCGCCTTCGTCGGGCTCACCGGCTGGTGGGTGGAGTGGCTGGTGCTGTGGCTGGTTCCGGCCTCGGTGTTCTTCCAGTCGTGCACCTACTTGTACACGATGACCGAACACCGCTGGTGGCTGTTCGGCAACCAGGAGCGGCTGCCCCGGGACAAGCGAGACCTGCTCACCTTCGGCCGCTTCTGCGGCGAGGCCGTGCCGGACGCCTCCCTCAGCGGGGGACGCAGGGCGGCCGCGTGGGCGACGTGGACGTTCCGGATGCTGGTGGTGCACTCCTCGTACCGGATGTTCGTGCTCGTCGGCGACACCGTCCAGCACGATCTGCACCACGTCATGCCGGCCTGCGACTGGGCCAACTCGCCGTGGATCAGGGCCGACGACCAGGGCAACCGGCCCGAGCGCTACAGCGAGGTCTGGGGCTCGCTCGCCGACCATCTGCAGGCCGCGGGCCAGGTCGAGGGCGACCGGGCGGGGCTGCCCGAGGACGTCGCGCCCACCCCGTGGACGGAATCCGTACCCGTCGTCACGGGGGCCGTCACCCCCGACGGCCGCACTGTGAAGGGGCAGTTGTGA
- the purD gene encoding phosphoribosylamine--glycine ligase encodes MTHVLVIDGTGRGHAICDLFVRTNPSVTVYYGPGCDALTADRIVSVPRIRLDDPSTALDFLAEHPVEFVFVSHVDALCAGYTDVLSAHGHQVIGPSAAAARLEASKERGKRFCTDHGLPTAEYAAFTDAPAAKAYVRQRPYACVVKTDGLTPDGDGSVVCDTAAEAETAVDAFASAQGADLQLVVEERLYGREISVFALLDGADYLLFPTALDFKRTLEGDAGKNCDGMGSLAPHPQSSPALLEQIRRDLVEPFLRGIAAEGLSYTGFVYIGAMITDSGLKVIEINTRFGDSEAEAVLPGVHNDFTELCRAVLRRELDRSLLVTDGLARCSVALTQGCLDPADPTATPGWPFGAFATGQPVLGLAQFPRDATRLFYANLRADSDGRPVTSGGRVLHVVGVGRTITEARAQAYRRIGGISFPGMRHRTDIGAAFEAGSPFPTSAAPAVAETRR; translated from the coding sequence GTGACCCACGTACTGGTGATCGACGGCACGGGACGCGGGCACGCGATCTGTGACCTGTTCGTCCGCACGAATCCCTCGGTGACCGTGTACTACGGTCCCGGCTGCGACGCCCTGACGGCCGACCGCATCGTCTCCGTGCCCCGGATCCGGCTCGACGACCCGTCCACCGCGCTGGACTTCCTCGCGGAGCACCCGGTGGAGTTCGTCTTCGTCTCCCATGTCGACGCGCTGTGCGCCGGGTACACCGACGTGCTCTCCGCGCACGGCCACCAGGTGATCGGCCCGTCGGCGGCCGCTGCCCGGCTGGAGGCCAGCAAGGAGCGAGGTAAACGTTTCTGTACGGACCACGGGCTGCCCACCGCCGAGTACGCCGCGTTCACCGACGCGCCAGCGGCCAAGGCCTACGTCCGGCAGCGGCCGTACGCCTGCGTCGTCAAGACCGACGGGCTCACCCCCGACGGGGACGGCTCCGTGGTGTGCGACACGGCCGCCGAGGCGGAGACGGCGGTGGACGCGTTCGCCTCCGCGCAGGGCGCGGACCTCCAACTCGTCGTCGAAGAGCGCCTCTACGGCCGCGAGATCTCCGTCTTCGCTCTGCTCGACGGCGCCGACTACCTCCTCTTCCCGACCGCGCTGGACTTCAAGCGGACCCTGGAGGGCGACGCCGGCAAGAACTGCGACGGCATGGGCTCCCTCGCCCCGCATCCGCAGTCCTCGCCGGCCCTGCTGGAGCAGATCCGGCGGGACCTGGTCGAGCCGTTCCTGCGCGGGATCGCCGCGGAAGGGCTGTCGTACACGGGATTCGTCTACATCGGGGCGATGATCACCGACTCGGGTCTGAAGGTCATCGAGATCAACACCCGGTTCGGCGACTCCGAGGCGGAGGCCGTGCTGCCGGGCGTGCACAACGACTTCACGGAGCTGTGCCGGGCGGTGCTGCGCCGGGAGCTGGACCGCAGCCTGCTCGTCACGGACGGTCTGGCACGGTGCAGCGTCGCCCTGACCCAGGGCTGCCTCGACCCGGCCGACCCGACGGCCACACCGGGCTGGCCGTTCGGCGCCTTCGCCACCGGCCAGCCGGTGCTGGGCCTCGCCCAGTTCCCGCGCGACGCGACCCGCCTCTTCTACGCCAACCTGCGCGCCGACTCGGACGGCCGCCCGGTCACCAGCGGCGGCCGGGTCCTGCACGTGGTCGGCGTCGGCCGCACCATCACCGAGGCGCGGGCCCAGGCGTACCGGCGCATCGGCGGCATCTCGTTCCCCGGCATGCGCCACCGCACCGACATCGGAGCAGCCTTCGAGGCCGGCTCCCCGTTCCCCACCAGCGCCGCTCCGGCCGTCGCGGAAACCCGGAGGTAA